From the genome of Polyodon spathula isolate WHYD16114869_AA chromosome 14, ASM1765450v1, whole genome shotgun sequence, one region includes:
- the LOC121326409 gene encoding C-C motif chemokine 20-like yields MAQISLTVTAVLLVLALSSFSESQSTGPCCLSYSQKQLPCRFIKDYTDQHANGVCNIEATVLLTARGRKVCADPKEQWVVEAIQCVNNRKIGAAKH; encoded by the exons ATGGCACAGATCAGCTTAACTGTCACAGCTGTCCTGTTAGTGCTGGCACTGAGTTCCTTCAGCGAATCACAAT CTACTGGACCATGCTGCCTTTCTTATTCCCAAAAGCAACTGCCATGCAGGTTCATTAAAGACTACACAGACCAGCATGCCAATGGTGTCTGCAACATTGAAGCAACAGT TCTCCTAACAGCGAGAGGACGGAAAGTGTGTGCAGATCCAAAGGAGCAGTGGGTTGTCGAAGCAATCCAGTGTGTAAA taACAGAAAAATCGGGGCTGCAAAGCATTGA
- the LOC121327354 gene encoding C-C motif chemokine 20-like, giving the protein MAHCKLLVVAMALLLTLNMFSEQVSAQYQDCCMSHSKKALPCRGIRGYSIQSVKDLCNIEAVVFHTIRGKNICADPAQKWVMDRITCLKNRVKGMA; this is encoded by the exons ATGGCTCATTGTAAACTGCTTGTTGTTGCTATGGCATTGCTTCTAACTTTGAACATGTTCAGTGAACAAGTATCAGCAC aATATCAAGACTGTTGCATGTCCCATTCCAAAAAGGCATTGCCATGCCGAGGGATTCGAGGATACTCAATACAGTCTGTCAAGGATCTGTGCAACATTGAAGCAGTAGT GTTTCACACCATTAGAGGCAAGAATATATGTGCCGATCCTGCTCAGAAATGGGTGATGGACCGAATCACATGCCTTAA gaACAGGGTGAAGGGAATGGCCTAA
- the LOC121327256 gene encoding C-C motif chemokine 20-like yields the protein MSRCNLCVVAVLFLAMNLFCEQTAASGCCYSYSIKPLPCGKIRGYTIQTTKDACNIDAIVFHSVGRHNICANPVDKWVMDRIECLNRRVDRITGSTRK from the exons ATGTCTCGTTGTAATCTATGTGTGGTTGCAGTCCTGTTTCTGGCAATGAATTTATTTTGTGAACAAACAGCAGCTTCTG GCTGCTGTTATTCCTATTCTATAAAGCCACTGCCCTGCGGTAAGATAAGAGGCTACACTATACAGACCACCAAAGATGCCTGCAACATTGACGCAATTGT GTTCCATTCAGTTGGCAGGCATAACATTTGCGCTAACCCTGTGGATAAGTGGGTGATGGACAGAATTGAGTGTCTAAA CCGCAGAGTGGACAGGATAACTGGCAGCACAAGAAAATGA